From Methanomassiliicoccales archaeon LGM-RCC1, one genomic window encodes:
- the rpsJ gene encoding 30S ribosomal protein S10, whose protein sequence is MSQRARISLSGTDPAKVDSVCAQIKGISQRTGVDIRGPVPLPTKKLKVPCRKSPDGEGSETWDRWEMRIHKRLIDLDADERALRQLMRIQVPDGVNIEIVLRSA, encoded by the coding sequence ATGTCACAGCGCGCAAGAATCTCTCTCAGCGGAACCGACCCCGCAAAGGTCGACAGTGTCTGCGCCCAGATCAAGGGAATCTCCCAGAGGACTGGAGTGGACATCCGCGGACCCGTCCCCCTTCCCACCAAGAAGCTGAAGGTTCCTTGCAGGAAGAGCCCCGACGGAGAGGGAAGCGAGACATGGGATCGCTGGGAAATGCGCATTCACAAGAGGCTCATCGATCTGGATGCCGACGAGCGTGCCCTCAGGCAGCTCATGAGGATCCAGGTGCCCGATGGAGTCAACATTGAGATTGTGCTCCGCAGCGCTTGA
- the tuf gene encoding translation elongation factor EF-1 subunit alpha yields MAEKEHMNLVIIGHVDHGKSTLTGRILLETGAIDPHLVEKYKKEAEEKGKGSFYFAWVMDGLKEERERGVTIDVAHKKFYTDKYYFTVIDAPGHRDFVKNMITGTSQADAAVITCSAIEGPQAQTKEHVFLATTLGVKQIIVAINKMDAVKYDEAKYNEAKEAMTKLMKMVGVKTDEVPFIPVSAYEGDNVKTASPNTPWYKGPTLIAALDNLKVPEKHTEKPLRLPVQDVYTITGIGTVPVGRVETGVLKPNMDVIFNPSNVKGKIKTIEMHHEQLPQALPGDNVGFNVGGVAKNDIKRGDVAGPLDSPPSVAKSFTAQIVVLNHPSVITVGYTPVFHCHTTQTACRFVELIKTIDPKSGQAKQEHPDFLKTGDIAIVKVEPTKPMVVETAKDFPPLGRFAIRDMGQTVAAGMCIEVQKA; encoded by the coding sequence ATGGCAGAGAAAGAACACATGAATCTGGTCATCATCGGACACGTCGACCACGGAAAATCCACCCTCACAGGAAGGATCCTGCTCGAGACCGGTGCAATCGACCCCCACTTAGTCGAGAAGTACAAGAAAGAGGCAGAGGAGAAGGGAAAGGGATCCTTCTACTTCGCATGGGTCATGGACGGACTCAAAGAGGAGAGGGAGAGGGGAGTTACCATCGATGTCGCTCACAAGAAGTTCTACACAGACAAGTACTACTTCACCGTCATCGACGCTCCCGGACACCGTGACTTCGTCAAGAACATGATTACCGGAACATCCCAGGCAGATGCAGCAGTCATCACCTGTTCCGCTATCGAGGGACCCCAGGCTCAGACAAAGGAGCATGTCTTCCTCGCAACCACCCTCGGTGTCAAGCAGATCATCGTCGCCATCAACAAGATGGACGCTGTGAAGTACGACGAGGCCAAGTACAACGAGGCCAAAGAGGCAATGACCAAGCTGATGAAGATGGTCGGTGTCAAGACAGATGAGGTCCCCTTCATCCCCGTATCCGCATACGAGGGAGACAACGTCAAGACTGCATCCCCCAACACCCCCTGGTACAAGGGACCCACACTCATCGCAGCACTCGACAACCTTAAGGTTCCCGAGAAGCACACAGAGAAGCCCCTCAGGCTGCCCGTTCAGGACGTCTACACCATCACCGGTATCGGAACCGTTCCTGTCGGACGTGTCGAGACTGGAGTTCTCAAGCCCAACATGGATGTCATCTTCAACCCCTCCAACGTGAAGGGAAAGATCAAGACCATCGAGATGCACCACGAGCAGCTGCCCCAGGCACTGCCCGGAGACAACGTTGGATTCAACGTCGGTGGAGTCGCAAAGAACGACATCAAGAGGGGAGACGTCGCAGGACCTCTCGACAGCCCTCCGTCTGTTGCTAAGTCTTTCACAGCACAGATCGTCGTCCTGAACCACCCCTCCGTCATCACAGTCGGATACACACCCGTGTTCCACTGCCACACCACCCAGACCGCATGCAGGTTCGTTGAGCTCATCAAGACCATCGACCCCAAGTCTGGACAGGCAAAGCAGGAGCACCCCGACTTCCTGAAGACCGGAGACATCGCAATCGTCAAGGTCGAGCCCACAAAGCCCATGGTCGTCGAGACCGCTAAGGACTTCCCGCCTCTCGGAAGGTTCGCCATCCGTGACATGGGACAGACCGTGGCTGCCGGAATGTGCATTGAAGTCCAAAAGGCTTGA
- a CDS encoding elongation factor EF-2 produces MGRREDNAKKAVELMKDQTLIRNLGTAAHIDHGKTTFSDNLIAGAGMMSSETAGEQRLLDYDEQEAARGITINAASAAMVVPYREPKTGELKHYLVNLIDTPGHVDFGGDVTRAMRALDGVYILCCAVEGIMPQTETVIRQAMKERVRPMLFINKVDRAIVEQQLTPKMMIDKFSKIITQFNQKIMDILPAPLNKEWQVSLQDGTVALGSAYNNWAVSIPYLSRPEVNKRAMDLCPELKDQLASKPFNLNTVFDLCAQEGGQEKLAKIIPIADVALEMAINHIPNPTEAQKVRIPTIWKGDLNSDLGKQMLNCDPNGEVALMVTKIIMDKQAGEIAIGRLFSGTVKKGMTLYVSGMPAPQRVQTVALMVGADRTPIEECKAGNIVAVTGLKDAIAGSTVSTLKDMEPFEKMTHYSEPVITKAIEAKSMADLPKLVEVLRVIAKADPSLSIEINNETGEHLMSGMGELHLEITEYRIVNEQGVDIVSSPPIVVYQESVKGPNPNEFEGKSPNKHNKFYFIVEPLEDGVKEAIRKGEIDTEAKIKDPKELAKVLVDCGMDVDQAKGVVGFKNNNVLIDCTKGIQYLHETMELVKQAFEEAMMRGPLANEKVAGLKVKLMDAKLHEDTIHRGPAQIIPAVRDGIYGAMCQAGRILLEPMQKVFISVPPDYMGGAVNLINQRRGTILEMGQDGADSTVTAICPVADMFGFSSDIRGSTQGRAIWSIENAGFEKLVPELQKKVVTEIRTRKGLNPEPYDDKYYSGL; encoded by the coding sequence ATGGGACGCAGAGAAGACAACGCAAAGAAAGCAGTAGAGCTGATGAAGGACCAGACCCTCATCAGGAACCTCGGAACTGCCGCTCATATCGACCACGGAAAGACAACCTTCTCCGACAACCTGATCGCAGGAGCCGGAATGATGTCCTCCGAGACAGCAGGAGAGCAGCGTCTGCTCGACTACGATGAGCAGGAAGCAGCAAGGGGAATCACCATCAACGCAGCATCCGCTGCAATGGTCGTTCCTTACAGGGAGCCCAAGACGGGAGAGCTGAAGCACTACCTCGTTAACCTCATCGACACACCCGGACACGTCGACTTCGGTGGAGACGTTACCAGGGCAATGAGGGCACTGGACGGAGTATACATCCTCTGTTGTGCAGTCGAGGGAATCATGCCCCAGACAGAGACTGTCATCAGGCAGGCAATGAAGGAGCGTGTCAGACCCATGCTGTTCATCAACAAGGTCGACAGGGCCATCGTCGAGCAGCAGCTGACCCCCAAGATGATGATCGACAAGTTCTCGAAGATCATCACACAGTTCAACCAGAAGATCATGGACATCCTGCCCGCACCCCTCAACAAGGAGTGGCAGGTCAGCCTTCAGGACGGAACCGTCGCACTGGGATCCGCCTACAACAACTGGGCAGTCTCAATCCCCTACCTCAGCAGGCCTGAGGTCAACAAGAGGGCCATGGACCTTTGTCCCGAACTGAAGGACCAGCTCGCATCCAAGCCCTTCAATCTCAACACGGTCTTCGACCTGTGTGCTCAGGAGGGCGGACAGGAGAAGCTCGCCAAGATCATCCCCATCGCAGATGTCGCATTGGAGATGGCAATCAACCACATCCCCAACCCGACCGAGGCACAGAAGGTCCGTATCCCCACCATCTGGAAGGGAGACCTCAACTCCGATCTCGGAAAGCAGATGCTGAACTGCGACCCCAACGGAGAGGTCGCACTGATGGTCACCAAGATCATCATGGACAAGCAGGCCGGAGAGATCGCTATCGGAAGGCTGTTCTCTGGAACCGTCAAGAAGGGAATGACCCTTTATGTATCCGGAATGCCCGCACCCCAGCGTGTCCAGACCGTCGCACTGATGGTCGGAGCAGACAGGACACCCATCGAGGAGTGTAAGGCCGGAAACATCGTCGCGGTCACCGGACTGAAGGACGCAATCGCAGGATCCACCGTGTCCACACTGAAGGACATGGAGCCCTTCGAGAAGATGACTCACTACTCCGAGCCCGTCATCACAAAGGCCATCGAGGCCAAGAGCATGGCGGACCTGCCCAAGCTGGTCGAGGTTCTGAGGGTCATCGCAAAGGCCGACCCCTCGCTGAGCATCGAGATCAACAACGAGACCGGGGAGCACCTCATGTCCGGAATGGGAGAGCTGCACCTCGAGATCACCGAGTACAGGATCGTCAACGAACAGGGTGTCGACATCGTCTCCTCGCCTCCTATCGTGGTCTACCAGGAGTCCGTCAAGGGACCCAACCCGAACGAGTTCGAGGGTAAGTCACCCAACAAGCACAACAAGTTCTACTTCATCGTGGAGCCCCTCGAGGACGGCGTCAAAGAGGCCATTCGCAAGGGAGAGATCGACACAGAGGCCAAGATCAAGGATCCCAAGGAGCTCGCAAAGGTCCTCGTCGACTGCGGAATGGACGTCGACCAGGCCAAGGGAGTTGTCGGATTCAAGAACAACAATGTTCTTATCGACTGCACCAAGGGTATCCAGTACCTCCACGAGACAATGGAGCTCGTGAAGCAGGCCTTCGAAGAGGCCATGATGAGGGGACCCCTCGCAAACGAGAAGGTCGCCGGACTCAAAGTCAAGCTCATGGATGCAAAACTCCACGAGGATACCATCCACAGAGGACCCGCTCAGATCATCCCTGCAGTCAGGGACGGTATCTACGGAGCAATGTGCCAGGCAGGAAGAATCCTGCTCGAGCCCATGCAGAAGGTCTTCATCAGCGTTCCCCCGGATTACATGGGAGGCGCAGTCAACCTGATCAACCAGCGCCGCGGTACCATCCTCGAGATGGGACAGGACGGAGCAGACTCGACCGTGACAGCAATCTGTCCTGTCGCCGACATGTTCGGATTCTCATCCGATATCCGTGGAAGCACACAGGGACGTGCGATCTGGTCAATCGAGAACGCTGGATTCGAAAAGCTCGTGCCCGAATTGCAGAAGAAAGTGGTCACAGAGATCAGGACCCGTAAGGGACTCAACCCTGAACCCTATGACGACAAGTATTACTCAGGGCTCTAA
- a CDS encoding 30S ribosomal protein S7: MADEIITQKALMFGKYDSTEVVVNDGGLAKYIDLTPTNVPHSGGKHANRWFGKSKLSIVERLINNIMRTEKYTGKKMKAYKAVSQAFDIVAAKTKKNPIQVLVEALENAAPREEVTRLQFGGISVPKAVDVSPQRRLDIALRNLSTGVVNASSKNKKPIYECLADEIMLAAKGDMTSFSVAKKEEIERVAQSAR, translated from the coding sequence ATGGCAGACGAGATCATCACACAGAAGGCCCTCATGTTCGGCAAGTACGACTCCACAGAGGTCGTCGTCAACGACGGAGGACTCGCAAAATACATCGACCTTACGCCCACCAACGTGCCCCACTCCGGTGGAAAGCACGCCAACAGGTGGTTCGGAAAGTCCAAGCTCAGCATCGTCGAGAGGCTCATCAACAACATCATGAGGACCGAGAAGTACACCGGAAAGAAGATGAAGGCGTACAAGGCGGTCTCCCAGGCCTTCGACATCGTCGCAGCAAAGACCAAGAAGAACCCCATCCAGGTCCTCGTCGAGGCTCTGGAGAACGCAGCACCCCGTGAGGAAGTCACAAGGCTGCAGTTCGGTGGAATCTCCGTGCCCAAGGCAGTGGATGTCTCTCCCCAGAGGAGGCTCGACATCGCCCTGCGCAACCTGAGCACAGGAGTCGTCAACGCTTCGTCCAAGAACAAGAAGCCCATCTACGAGTGCCTTGCAGACGAGATCATGCTCGCTGCCAAGGGTGACATGACATCGTTCTCGGTCGCCAAGAAAGAGGAGATCGAGAGGGTCGCTCAGTCCGCTAGGTGA
- a CDS encoding 30S ribosomal protein S12, producing the protein MGNGLYTARKMKTDRQKFRWLDRGYKKRVLKLREKSDPLEGSAQGRGIVLEKVGIEAKQPNSAIRKCVKVQLIKNGRQITAFAVGDGAINFIDEHDEVMIEGIGGRMGRSYGDIPGVRYKVIKVNNVSLDEMVRGRIDKPVR; encoded by the coding sequence ATGGGAAATGGCTTGTACACAGCAAGAAAAATGAAGACGGACCGTCAGAAGTTCCGCTGGTTAGACAGGGGATACAAGAAGAGGGTCCTCAAGCTCAGGGAGAAGTCCGATCCTCTCGAGGGATCCGCCCAGGGCCGTGGAATCGTACTGGAGAAAGTCGGAATCGAGGCTAAGCAGCCCAACTCCGCTATCCGTAAGTGCGTGAAAGTCCAGCTCATCAAGAACGGACGTCAGATCACAGCTTTCGCTGTGGGAGACGGTGCTATCAACTTCATCGATGAGCACGACGAGGTTATGATCGAAGGTATCGGAGGAAGGATGGGTAGGTCCTACGGAGATATCCCCGGAGTCCGTTACAAGGTTATCAAGGTCAACAACGTGTCCCTCGACGAAATGGTCAGGGGAAGGATCGACAAGCCTGTTAGGTGA
- a CDS encoding translation initiation factor IF-2 subunit beta has product MAGDDDYLALLDRAKIACPETIENHERFELPEMDVLQEGKITVLRNFIDITDKLRRDPQHLLQFMLKELGTPGNIEGRRAVFKAKIGPQQINDKIQMYTETYVICSECGLPDTKMTKDGRTLMLECEACGARRPITVRKSVKADTANTIREGDIIEVTISDVGKKGDGVGKVFDYLVVVPGTVKGATVHAKITKISAKTAFAVPTTEPCTR; this is encoded by the coding sequence ATGGCCGGAGACGATGATTACTTGGCATTGCTCGACAGAGCAAAAATTGCCTGTCCTGAGACGATCGAGAACCACGAGAGGTTCGAACTCCCTGAGATGGATGTCCTCCAAGAGGGAAAGATCACAGTTCTGAGGAACTTCATCGATATCACCGACAAGCTGAGGAGGGATCCCCAGCACCTGCTCCAGTTCATGCTCAAGGAACTGGGAACCCCCGGAAACATCGAGGGACGCAGGGCTGTTTTCAAAGCCAAGATCGGTCCCCAGCAGATCAACGACAAGATCCAAATGTACACCGAGACCTATGTTATATGTTCCGAGTGCGGCCTGCCCGACACCAAGATGACCAAGGACGGAAGGACACTGATGCTCGAGTGCGAGGCATGCGGTGCACGCAGGCCCATCACCGTCAGGAAATCCGTCAAGGCCGACACCGCCAACACCATCAGGGAAGGCGACATCATCGAGGTCACAATCTCCGATGTTGGAAAGAAGGGCGATGGGGTCGGAAAGGTCTTCGACTACCTGGTCGTCGTTCCCGGAACAGTCAAGGGCGCAACGGTCCACGCGAAGATCACCAAGATCTCGGCCAAGACCGCTTTCGCAGTCCCCACCACCGAGCCCTGCACCCGCTGA
- a CDS encoding tRNA (N(6)-L-threonylcarbamoyladenosine(37)-C(2))-methylthiotransferase has protein sequence MKYYVESYGCTMNYGEGRKLSRDMASMGYQEASSPEDADIVILNTCTVVETTEKHMLSRISELKKMKKEVIVTGCMAKVQPKRVEIRLPESIVLAPSDYHRFAKEVADRYGIAGPPLAVHEGTDAILPIAQGCLGNCTYCITKFARGRLQSYPENELVSEFNRFIDDGAKEVLITAQDTACYGADSKTDLPSLIRSMLQKDGDYRVRIGMMNPNHLKKIVDGLIETMDDSRMYRFLHIPVQSGSDTVLKNMRRGYTAETFMELVDTLRASIPEISIATDIITGFPGETDEDHEKTKMLIKDLHADTLNITRFSSRPGTEAASMEQLHGRILKERSTELTELKNSVEYEVNKRLIGQRFRTLATEVGKEGTIVRTEYYRPVVIREDIPLGTFVDIEVTDCRPTYLFGQRL, from the coding sequence ATGAAGTACTACGTTGAATCGTACGGCTGTACGATGAACTACGGGGAAGGGCGCAAGCTCTCCCGCGACATGGCGTCCATGGGTTACCAGGAGGCATCCTCGCCGGAAGACGCGGACATAGTCATCCTGAATACCTGCACAGTTGTAGAGACCACCGAGAAGCACATGCTCTCGAGGATCTCCGAGCTCAAGAAGATGAAGAAGGAGGTCATCGTCACCGGATGCATGGCTAAGGTTCAGCCCAAGAGGGTCGAGATACGCCTTCCAGAATCCATCGTTCTGGCGCCTTCTGACTACCATCGTTTCGCCAAGGAGGTCGCTGACAGATACGGAATAGCCGGGCCTCCTCTTGCAGTGCATGAAGGGACGGATGCCATTCTGCCGATAGCTCAGGGATGCTTGGGCAATTGCACTTATTGCATCACCAAGTTCGCGAGAGGGAGGCTTCAGAGCTACCCTGAGAATGAGCTTGTTTCGGAATTCAACAGATTCATTGATGACGGAGCCAAGGAGGTCCTCATAACCGCTCAGGACACCGCCTGCTATGGTGCGGACAGTAAGACTGATCTGCCTTCGTTGATTCGTTCAATGCTACAGAAAGATGGAGATTACAGGGTGCGCATAGGCATGATGAACCCCAACCATCTGAAGAAGATCGTCGACGGCCTCATAGAGACTATGGATGACAGCAGGATGTACAGATTCCTGCATATCCCGGTTCAGAGCGGAAGCGATACTGTGCTCAAGAACATGCGCAGAGGATACACCGCAGAGACGTTCATGGAATTGGTTGACACCCTACGTGCCAGCATACCAGAAATCAGCATCGCCACAGATATCATAACCGGCTTCCCCGGAGAGACTGATGAGGATCATGAGAAGACCAAGATGCTCATAAAGGATCTTCACGCAGATACCCTCAACATCACGAGATTCTCATCGAGACCGGGTACCGAAGCTGCCTCCATGGAACAGCTCCACGGCAGAATACTCAAAGAGAGATCCACCGAACTGACAGAGCTGAAGAATTCAGTGGAGTACGAAGTGAACAAAAGGCTCATCGGTCAGAGATTCAGAACTTTAGCGACAGAAGTGGGCAAGGAGGGAACCATAGTCCGCACCGAGTATTACCGTCCAGTAGTCATCAGGGAGGACATCCCGCTCGGAACCTTCGTCGACATCGAGGTCACCGATTGCAGACCCACATATCTGTTCGGACAAAGGTTGTAA
- a CDS encoding flavodoxin family protein, whose protein sequence is MTKIVAINGSPRKNWNTDMLVQEAVKGAESEGATVEKYDLYKLGGISGCVSCFGCKRKDHEGECIFKDALKPVLDSIKTADGLIMGAPNYFGDLCAEFKLFYERLIFPYLTYNLERPCCNDHFIPVMLVMTSNADDTMYVDKINGYKATIERFIGPTQTLISGNTMQVNDYSKFSWTFFNAEERIERREKVFPEELKKAFSMGVSIARR, encoded by the coding sequence ATGACCAAAATCGTTGCAATCAACGGTAGCCCGCGCAAGAACTGGAATACGGACATGCTCGTCCAAGAGGCTGTGAAAGGAGCTGAATCGGAAGGGGCGACCGTGGAGAAGTACGACCTCTACAAGCTGGGAGGAATCTCCGGCTGTGTCTCCTGCTTCGGATGCAAGAGGAAGGATCATGAAGGGGAATGTATCTTCAAGGATGCATTGAAACCCGTTTTGGATTCGATAAAGACCGCTGACGGACTGATAATGGGTGCTCCCAACTATTTTGGAGACCTGTGTGCCGAATTCAAACTCTTCTACGAGAGGCTGATCTTCCCGTACCTCACGTATAACCTGGAAAGGCCATGCTGCAACGACCATTTCATCCCAGTGATGCTCGTGATGACCAGCAACGCAGATGACACGATGTATGTGGACAAGATTAACGGTTACAAGGCAACCATCGAAAGGTTCATTGGTCCCACCCAGACCCTGATATCCGGAAACACTATGCAGGTCAACGACTACAGCAAATTCAGCTGGACGTTCTTCAATGCAGAAGAGAGAATCGAGAGAAGGGAGAAAGTGTTCCCCGAGGAGCTGAAGAAAGCATTCTCGATGGGGGTTTCCATCGCCAGAAGGTAA
- a CDS encoding metallophosphoesterase: protein MKFLLITDLHQNASALDWINKEIEEHKVDFVIHLGDVTDMGTADQAVELLSKIKGRVYVLPGNCDARDMPSKVGNIAIDMHKKKTVIDGYDLVGLGGGNRSPFDSPFELEEDEIYNSLKPISSKGMILMTHAPSYGILDEIPSGAHVGCPAIKKIVDEYKPILAMSGHIHEAIGCKEIDGTVFVNPGPAKDGYSAIITVDGGKVVDVMMLHKE from the coding sequence ATGAAATTCCTACTGATCACAGACCTCCATCAGAACGCATCCGCTCTGGATTGGATCAACAAGGAGATCGAAGAGCACAAGGTCGACTTCGTCATACACTTGGGTGACGTCACTGATATGGGTACGGCGGATCAGGCTGTCGAGCTACTATCCAAGATCAAAGGTAGGGTGTACGTCCTTCCCGGTAACTGCGATGCTAGGGATATGCCGTCCAAGGTCGGTAATATCGCCATCGATATGCACAAGAAGAAGACCGTAATCGACGGATACGACCTTGTCGGTCTGGGCGGCGGGAACAGGAGCCCCTTCGATTCGCCTTTCGAACTGGAGGAGGATGAGATCTACAACAGTCTGAAACCGATATCCTCGAAGGGTATGATCCTCATGACTCACGCGCCTTCCTATGGAATCCTGGATGAGATTCCCTCCGGAGCGCACGTCGGGTGCCCTGCGATCAAGAAGATCGTCGATGAGTACAAACCTATTCTGGCGATGTCCGGACACATCCATGAAGCGATCGGATGCAAAGAGATCGACGGAACGGTCTTCGTCAACCCCGGTCCTGCAAAGGACGGTTACAGCGCAATCATCACTGTGGACGGCGGAAAGGTCGTCGATGTGATGATGCTCCACAAAGAATGA
- a CDS encoding GNAT family N-acetyltransferase produces MELIFLNESDAESISEYIHDMWVDTYAPIIKGGRQHAEDIFDDWVGPGRIRKDMSMGHFYAYPVKDGRILGLMSAGKEGDELFISKVYIAPEHRGEGYGSEAVKLVLDYGRARACKRAVLEVNPKNENAKRFYSGLGFKKVGVREYESGAYTDLMAVDLRRPSVVKFILCGASSHRRPFRRPQ; encoded by the coding sequence ATGGAATTGATATTCCTGAATGAATCCGATGCCGAATCCATCTCGGAGTACATCCATGATATGTGGGTGGACACGTATGCTCCAATCATCAAGGGCGGAAGGCAGCACGCCGAGGACATATTCGATGATTGGGTCGGCCCGGGGAGGATCAGGAAGGATATGTCAATGGGCCATTTCTACGCATACCCTGTCAAGGACGGGCGGATCCTGGGCCTGATGTCCGCCGGCAAGGAAGGCGACGAACTATTCATCAGCAAAGTCTACATCGCTCCTGAGCACAGGGGCGAGGGTTACGGCAGCGAAGCTGTGAAGCTGGTATTGGATTACGGTAGGGCCAGGGCCTGCAAGAGGGCTGTTCTGGAAGTGAATCCCAAGAATGAGAATGCAAAGAGATTCTATTCGGGATTGGGATTCAAGAAAGTGGGCGTCAGAGAATACGAGAGCGGTGCTTACACAGATCTGATGGCCGTCGACCTGCGACGACCATCAGTTGTGAAGTTCATTCTTTGTGGAGCATCATCACATCGACGACCTTTCCGCCGTCCACAGTGA
- a CDS encoding 30S ribosomal protein S8e has translation MALWQGKSNRKPTGGRLVPSQGKRKFEISREKQYTKIGATNLKQYRGMGGSVKVGMLSTEYANVMDKKTNKVTKAKILTVKSNPSDPNYVQRNIMNKGATISTEIGDAIITSRPGQDGAINAVLIE, from the coding sequence ATGGCACTTTGGCAGGGTAAATCCAACAGAAAGCCCACTGGAGGCAGACTCGTCCCCAGTCAGGGAAAGAGAAAATTCGAGATCAGCAGAGAGAAGCAGTACACCAAGATCGGTGCAACGAATCTCAAGCAGTATCGCGGAATGGGCGGAAGTGTCAAGGTTGGTATGCTCAGCACAGAGTACGCAAATGTAATGGACAAGAAGACTAACAAGGTCACAAAGGCAAAGATCCTGACCGTTAAGTCCAACCCCTCGGATCCCAACTATGTTCAGCGTAACATCATGAACAAGGGAGCCACCATCTCCACAGAGATCGGAGATGCCATCATCACATCCAGGCCTGGCCAGGATGGAGCAATTAACGCAGTGCTCATCGAGTAA
- a CDS encoding signal recognition particle subunit SRP19/SEC65 family protein, translating into MTYDPDVAITLWPEYFDANLTRAQGRRLPKELCVPSPNLDLIAKGAMILDLEFEIREDMSYPKFPREKHGCVKVERTDMSKTELLPKIAEVLVKNQGR; encoded by the coding sequence ATGACATACGATCCGGATGTTGCGATTACGCTATGGCCAGAGTATTTCGACGCTAACCTGACCAGGGCACAGGGAAGGAGGCTGCCCAAGGAATTGTGCGTACCCAGCCCTAATCTCGACCTCATCGCAAAGGGTGCGATGATTTTGGATCTTGAATTCGAGATACGCGAGGACATGTCCTACCCCAAGTTCCCCCGTGAGAAGCACGGATGCGTCAAAGTGGAGAGGACCGACATGTCCAAGACCGAGCTTCTGCCCAAGATCGCAGAGGTCCTGGTGAAGAATCAGGGAAGGTGA